The sequence ATGGTACGCCTGTAAACATAAACCACACCCTCCAACTATTCACTAAAATGGTCACCACCAGGCATAGTTACTAAATCACACCCAGTTTATTCTACTTCAGTACTTTACCTACTAATAGACTCCTAGACCTCTCTATTCAATGggaacctctcctctcccctcttagGACCAAAGCAGTGCTCTACACCCTGTCTCAGAGAAGGGCCACACATTGTTGGTGAGACTTCTCATAGAGAACTCGGCCCAGGTGGACTTACAAAACCAGGTGAGAGTGAGCATAGTGAACTGGTCCTAGGTCTTGGTCAACCATGAATAAAGCCAACCTGTTATCTGTGTAATTACTCAGTAGTCTGTAGTATGAACTGACATCTGAGAGTTTCTATATAATGGTCAATTTTGGTTGTGTCTCCATTGGCAGCACCTCCAGGCTCCTCTCTACCTGGCAGTGAAGAACTGTCACATCCCTGTCATCCACACACTGCTCGAGGCTGGCTGCAACATCAACGTCACTGATCACGTACATACAACACGTGCACTCAGTCCACTTGTAAAAGAGTATACTCAGTCCACATCAATGTTATAATGAATtaggtgcgtcccaaatggcaccctattctctgcaTAGTGCATTACTAGTCCCGGGtcctgtcaaaagtagtgcactatgtaggacaGAGACATTGTAATGGTTGAAGTTATGGGTTTGGTAATCTgaccctagatctgtggttaagggAAACTTATACCTTGagctcctgtctgtcctcctcagaGGTCCCAGACTGTCCTGCATGTAGCTGCAGAGCTGGCCAGAGTGGACATTGTTGAGATGCTTCTGAAAGCTGGGATGGACCTTGTCCTCCAAGACAAGGTGAAACATGGACACCGAGAATGATGATCTAACCATGAATAGGCTCATTTGACCCCTCTCCTCTTCACGGCAACTTCCCACTCAACACACAACTGTTTCTGTTTTGAGCAGCAGGGTAAGACAGCACTGGGTGTGGCAGCCCGAGCAGACGAGGTCATCATCGTGGACATGATCATCAAGGCAGAGAGATATTTCACATGGAGGAGGGTAATGTtaacagagaaccacaatggaaataactaACTTCATTGTGTTTGTTTATCCTCTATAATTGTGAATGAATGTAGAATGTGTAGCCTACTGTTGTGAGAGACCTCCATATAAGTGATAGAGCTGTACTGTATGATCAAATGCAGTAAATTCAATCAAAGAGACTAATACGTTGCTGAAGTCATCTGCTAATCAATTTACTGGAGCTGGAAATCAAtgattacattcattacagatgatTAATTTCCTAAAGTCACAACTCCAGATTAATCCCTGTAATACCATTAACGCTGGCAGTGGGAACATTATTTATGGACCTGAAATGCTTGACAATCAATTTCAGTGTCAATTTGATTCAGCATTTCTTCCATACCCGACCTGACAGTCAAAGCAAGTGGCTCTGGCATTCAGTAAGCATGGGACGATGTGTGCTTATCTCAGGACACTCACTGCTCTCAGTTTGTGAAGCGTGTCCTTTCTCGGGTGACTAGATGTGATTACCCTTCCAGGCCAACACTGAGCTTAATGAGAACCTTCACAGCCAGACTCCGCTGACGTTTAAATTAGACCACCGTACGGAGAGCAAACAGACCCGCGGCACCGCCTGGCACCTGGCCTACCGCCTGCTGAAGCCAGGCGACTGGAAGAGGCTGGCGTTCCACTGGCATTTTACTGAGCAGCAGGTGGCTGCCATCGAGGAGCAGTGgacaggtgacacacacacacacaacacctttGGCTCACAGTGTAATCATTCGAAACTCATTAATTTATCAATACCAAGTGTAAAGATAAAATATAGAAATCAGTAAGAGGGATTCTGTTTCATTGATTCTGTACTCATTTGACATTGTTCCAAAAACCAGCCACTTGGGTGACATTACCAAGGAAAGCCTTAACTACGCTAAGTAATTTAACTCTTATTTTACCAGGGAAGTGGACTCAGAACATATTCTAATTTAATGtgtttgctttctctctctgtgtgtgtatatatagggcAGCAGAGCTACCAGGAACATGGGAACAGGATGCTGTTGATCTGGCTTCATGGGGTAGAGCTGGCCCAAAGGAGTCCTGCTAAAGAGCTGTATCAGGGCCTGCTTGCCATAGGCAACAAGACCATAGCAGGTATGGGGTGTCCATGACCCTTACCTCATAGGAAAATATAACATTTATGTTGAAGTCATAACAGCAAATTACAGATGggtgttttgttgttttacagataAAATACGAATGGACACAGAGGAAAGAGACATGAAGAAATGCATCCTTTCATAAAGGTGGAAAAAAATGACATGGACATATGTGCATGCTCAACCAACAAGCATTTTTTCCCAAagcatgcatgcatatatatatgaATTGGAAGAAAATGTGCTCatagaataatatatatatatatatacacacatgtatgtatgtgtgatatatatatacagacatacatatgtgtatgtatatgtgtgtgtgtatatatatatatatatatatatatatatatatatatatatatatatatatatatatatatatatatatatatatatatatatatacacacatatacatacatatatatagaattgtatgtatatgtgtgtgtgtgtgtatatatatatatatatatacatatatacagacatacatatgtgtatgtatatgtgtgtgtatatatatatatatatatatacacatacactatatacacacatatacatacatatatatagaattgtatgtatatgtgtgtgtgtgtgtgtatatatgtaaatgtgtgtgtgtgtgtatatatatatatatatatatacagacatacatatgtgtatgtatatgtgtgtgtatatatatatatatatatatatatatatatatatatatacacatacatatatacacacatatacatatatatacatacatatatatagaattgtatgtatatgtgtgtgtgtgtgtatatatatatatacatatatacagacatacatatgtgtatgtatatgtgtgtgtatatatatatatatatatacacatacacatacatatatacacacatatacatacatatatatagaattgtatgtatatgtgtgtgtgtgtgtgtatatatgtatatgtgtgtgtgtgtatatatatatatatatatatatatacagacatacatatgtgtatgtatatgtgtgtgtatatatatatatatatatatatatatatatatacacatacatatatacacacatatacatatatatacatacatatatatagaattgtatgtatatgtgtgtgtgtgtgtatatatatatatacatatatacagacatacatatgtgtatgtatatgtgtgtgtatatatatatatatatatatatatatatacactacacatacatatatacacacatatacatacatatatatagaattgtatgtatatgtgtgtgtgtgtgtgtatatatgtatatgtgtgtgtgtgtgtatatatatatatatatatatatacagacatacatatgtgtatgtatatgtgtgtgtatatatatatatatatatatatacacatacatatatacacacatatacatatatatacatacatatatatagaattgtatgtatatgtgtgtgtgtgtgtatatatatatatatatatatacagacatacatatgtgtatgtatatgtgtgtgtatatatatatatatatatatatatatatatatatacacatacacatacatacatatagaattgtatgtatatgtgtgtgtgtgtgtgtatatatgtatatgtgtgtgtgtgtatatatatatatatatatatatatatatatatatatatatatatatatacacacatatatacacacatatacatatatatacatacatatatatagaattgtatgtatatgtgtgtgtgtgtgtatatatatatatacatatatacagacatacatatgtgtatgtatatgtgtgtgtatatatatatatatatatatacacatacacatacatatatacacacatatacatacatatatatagaattgtatgtatatgtgtgtgtgtgtgtatatatgtatgtgtatgtgtgtgtatatatatatatatatacacacacatacacatacatatatacatacatacatacaattatatatatgtatgtatatatgtatgtgtatgtgtgtgtatatatatatatatatatatatatatatatatatatatatatatatatatatatatataaacaacagatacatatatacatacatatatatatatatatatatatatatatatatatatatatatatatatatatatacatatatacatatatatatatatatatacatatatatatacatatagaattgtatgtatatatatatatatatatacatatagaattgtatgtatatatatatatatatatattatatatatatatatacacaattctatatgtatatatatatatatatatatagaattgtatgtatatatatatacacatacatacatatatacacacacacacatacatatatatatacacacacacacatatacatatatatacacacacatacatatatatatatatacacacacatacatatatatatatatacacacacacacacacatatatatacacacacacacacacacacacacacacacacacatatatatatatatacacacacacacacacacatatatatatatatatatatacacacacacacatacatatatatacacacacacacacacatatatatacatatatatatatatatatatatatatatatatatatatatatatatatatatatatacacatatatacacacacacatatatatatacatatatatatatatatatatatatatatatatacatatatacacacacacatatatatatacatatatacacacacatatatatacatatatacacacacacatatatatatacatatatacacacacacatatacatatatacacacacacatatatatatatacacacatatacatatatacacatatatatatatacatacatacacacacacacacacacacacatatatatacatatatatacacacacacatacatatacacacacatacatacatatatatatatatacacatatatacacacacacacacacacacacatatatatatatatacatatatatatatatacacacacacatatatatatatatatacacacacatacatatatatatatatacacacacacacacatatatatacacacacacacacacacacacacacacacacacacacatatatatatatatatacacacacacacacacatatatatatatatatatacacacacacatacatatatatacacacacacacacacacacacatatatatatatatatatatatatatatatatatatatatatatatatacacacacacatatatatatacatatatacacacacacatatatacatatatacacacacacatatatatatacatatatacacacacacatatacatatatacacacacacatatacatatatacacacacacatatatatatatacacacatatacatatatacacatatatatatatacacacacatatatatatatacatacacacacacacacacacatatatatacatatatatacacacacacatacatatacacacacatacatacatatatatatatatacacatatatacacacacacacacacacacacatatatatatatacatatatatatatatatatacacacacacatatatatatatatatatatatatacatatatacacacacacatatatatatacatatatacacacacacatatatacatatatacacacacacatatatatatacatatatacacacacacatatacatatatacacacacacatatatatatatacacacatatacatatatacacatatatatatatacacacacatatatatatatacatacacacacacacacatatatacacacacacatatatatatatacacacacatatatatatatacacacatatacatatatacacatatatatatatacacacacatatatatatatacatacacacacacacacacacatatatatacatatacacatatatacacacacacacacacacacacatatatatatatacatatatatatatatatatacacacacacacatatatatatatatatatatatatatacatatatacacacacacatatatatatacatatatacacacacacatatatacatatatacacacacacatatatatatacatatatacacacacacatatacatatatacacacacacatatatatatatacacacatatacatatatacacatatatatatatacacacacatatatatatatacatacacacacacacacatatacatatatacacacacacatatatatatatacacacacatatatatatatacacacatatacatatatacacatatatatatatacacacacatatatatatatacatacacacacacacacacacatatatatacatatatatacacacacacatacatatacacacacatacatacatatatatatatatacacatatatacacacacacacacacacacacacatatatatatacatatatatatatatatatacacacacacatatatatatatatacacacacacatatatatatatatatatatatatatatacatatatacacacacacatatatatatacatatatacacacacacatatatacatatatacacacacacatatatatatacatatatacacacacacatatacatatatacacacacacatatatatatatacacacatatacatatatacacatatatatatatacacacacatatatatatatacatacacacacacacacacacatatatatacatatatatacacacacacatacatatacacacacatacatacatatatatatatatacacatatatacacacacacacacacacacatatatatatatacatatatatatatatatatacacacacacatatatatatatacacacacatatatatatatatatatacacacacacacacacacacacatacacatatatatatatatatatatatatatatatatatatatacacacacacatacatatatatatatacatatatatacacacacacatacatacatatatatacacacacatacaattctatatatgtatgtatgtatgtatgttgtatatatatatatatttatatatatgcacatacatatatatatacataaaatatatatatatatatatatatatatatatatatatatacacacacatacatacatacacacacacacacatatatacatacagaattgtatgtatgtatgtatatatatatacacacacatatacacacacacacacacacacacacacacacacacatatatacacacacacacacacacacacacacatacatacatatacacacacacatacatacatacatacatatatatacacacacacacatacatatatagaattgtatgtatatatatatgcacatacatatatatatacataaaattctatatatatatatatatatatatatatatatatacacacatacatata comes from Salmo salar chromosome ssa20, Ssal_v3.1, whole genome shotgun sequence and encodes:
- the LOC106580413 gene encoding ankyrin repeat and death domain-containing protein 1A isoform X2, whose translation is MKILGRAVKVDAKNLHDRTALHYAVAGKNIEAVQVLLQRRANINQEDKHGVTATHLAAWFGSLPILKLLVQGGADQKVENALGMNIMHCAAINNHTDIMTFIIYDLMMKELDKEDLSGHRAFALAAEHGSVEMLQMLMEEAYNMATMEEDQNGNTPLHLAAGNGHLDVVQLLLKSFETRNEVNTARETALYLAAGAAHEDCVQALLEAGCDPNIVTMDQSSALHPVSEKGHTLLVRLLIENSAQVDLQNQHLQAPLYLAVKNCHIPVIHTLLEAGCNINVTDHRSQTVLHVAAELARVDIVEMLLKAGMDLVLQDKQGKTALGVAARADEVIIVDMIIKAERYFTWRRANTELNENLHSQTPLTFKLDHRTESKQTRGTAWHLAYRLLKPGDWKRLAFHWHFTEQQVAAIEEQWTGQQSYQEHGNRMLLIWLHGVELAQRSPAKELYQGLLAIGNKTIADKIRMDTEERDMKKCILS